One genomic region from Prochlorococcus marinus CUG1433 encodes:
- a CDS encoding NAD(P)/FAD-dependent oxidoreductase — translation MEPFDLAVVGGGAAGFMTAITAAENGVKRIIILEGTSKLMEKVRISGGGRCNITNATWIPNELVENYPRGGIQLLESFNRFAAGDVYDWFEKKGLKLKIEEDLRVFPVSNCSSDVIDCLRKSALSKNVEILTKFFVKEISKTPDNIFNIFSLKKTKVTSKNIILSTGGNPSGYKLAQNLGHNIVKPVPSLFTFSTKEPNLDECSGVSIKGIDIEIKLNNKNFQNRGDLLITHWGFSGPAVLKLSSIAARELYSQKYKFNLIIKWSTLNYKELKEKVNYLRLNKGKVNLINSRPVPLLTKRLWIFLLNKIGIDKEKKWAYLLADEREKMINILMSDKYIISGKGPFGEEFVTSGGVKINEVNFKTMESLICPGLFFSGEVLDVDGITGGFNFQHCWTSGWIAGMAISKLNH, via the coding sequence TGACAGCAATAACTGCTGCGGAAAATGGAGTAAAAAGAATAATAATTCTCGAAGGCACTTCAAAACTTATGGAAAAAGTAAGGATTAGTGGAGGGGGAAGATGTAACATCACTAATGCGACATGGATTCCAAATGAACTTGTTGAGAATTACCCCAGAGGTGGAATTCAGCTCTTGGAATCATTTAATCGTTTTGCAGCTGGAGATGTATATGATTGGTTTGAGAAAAAAGGGTTAAAATTAAAAATTGAGGAAGATCTAAGAGTATTCCCTGTTTCTAATTGTTCTTCGGATGTTATTGATTGCTTGAGAAAAAGTGCCTTATCAAAAAACGTGGAGATATTAACAAAATTTTTTGTAAAAGAAATTTCAAAAACTCCAGACAATATATTCAATATTTTTAGTCTAAAAAAAACAAAGGTAACTTCAAAAAATATTATTCTTTCAACTGGAGGTAATCCTAGCGGATATAAATTAGCTCAAAACCTTGGGCACAACATTGTTAAACCTGTACCATCGCTTTTTACTTTTTCTACAAAAGAACCAAATTTGGATGAATGTAGTGGGGTATCGATAAAGGGTATAGATATTGAAATTAAATTAAACAATAAGAATTTTCAAAATAGAGGCGATTTACTAATAACTCATTGGGGTTTTAGTGGGCCAGCAGTTTTAAAACTTTCATCAATTGCAGCAAGAGAACTTTATAGCCAAAAATATAAATTTAATCTAATCATTAAATGGTCTACTTTAAATTATAAGGAGTTAAAAGAAAAAGTTAACTATTTGAGATTAAATAAAGGCAAGGTGAATTTAATTAATAGTAGACCGGTGCCACTATTAACAAAAAGATTATGGATTTTTTTATTAAATAAAATAGGTATTGATAAAGAGAAAAAGTGGGCTTATTTACTTGCGGATGAAAGAGAGAAAATGATAAATATTCTTATGAGTGACAAATATATAATTTCGGGCAAAGGACCATTTGGAGAGGAATTTGTTACTTCTGGAGGCGTAAAAATTAATGAAGTAAATTTTAAAACTATGGAGAGCTTAATTTGTCCAGGGTTATTTTTTTCTGGAGAAGTCTTAGATGTTGATGGGATAACAGGTGGATTTAATTTTCAACATTGTTGGACAAGTGGATGGATCGCTGGGATGGCAATCTCAAAGTTAAATCATTAA
- a CDS encoding GAF domain-containing protein has protein sequence MQNLVSKKEEEERRLKALAEYRILGTKPESCYDDITKIAATTCNVPISLMTLVDKDKQWFKSKIGLQISETRRDWSFCTHAIRENSPLIIHDAFQDERFINNPLVTGDPKIRFYAGFPLRNSDGNKLGTLCVIDRKPGNLTTKQFNIMELLSKQIVSFLELRKKSLNLLDALSNLHKQEGILSVCSYCREVKNKEGDWMHLEKYLSKISDIRFSHGVCDNCMEKHFPDVIEVWNKKDFFEDGQKRFLES, from the coding sequence ATGCAGAATCTTGTATCAAAAAAAGAAGAAGAGGAAAGAAGATTAAAAGCTTTAGCAGAATATAGGATTTTAGGAACCAAGCCAGAATCATGTTATGACGATATTACAAAGATTGCTGCTACAACATGTAATGTGCCTATTTCTTTAATGACTTTGGTAGACAAAGATAAACAATGGTTTAAATCCAAAATAGGACTTCAAATATCAGAAACTAGAAGAGATTGGTCTTTTTGTACCCATGCAATAAGAGAAAATAGTCCGTTAATTATTCATGATGCTTTCCAAGATGAAAGATTTATAAATAATCCATTAGTAACAGGAGATCCCAAGATTCGTTTTTACGCAGGTTTTCCCCTTAGAAATAGTGATGGTAATAAACTTGGAACTCTTTGTGTAATAGACAGAAAGCCAGGAAATCTAACTACAAAACAATTCAATATTATGGAATTATTATCCAAGCAAATAGTTTCATTTTTAGAGCTTAGAAAAAAATCATTGAACTTGCTAGATGCATTATCTAACTTGCACAAACAAGAAGGTATTTTATCTGTATGTTCATATTGCAGAGAAGTAAAAAATAAGGAGGGCGATTGGATGCATTTAGAAAAATACCTTTCGAAAATTAGTGATATTAGATTCAGTCATGGGGTTTGTGATAATTGCATGGAAAAACATTTTCCAGATGTAATCGAAGTATGGAATAAAAAGGATTTTTTTGAAGATGGTCAAAAAAGGTTTTTAGAGTCCTAG
- a CDS encoding DUF2214 family protein gives MLLGTLLTGEIAKSALVAYVHYLGIILCFGSLLFERLTLKVGLNKNETISMIIADVVYGLAGVAILVTGILRVKYFGQGGDFYTSNPVFWIKVSLYILVGLLSLYPTTTYILWAIPLSKNKLPEISENLVKRFRLIITTELVGFATIPFFATLMARGVGLG, from the coding sequence ATGTTATTAGGAACTTTATTAACAGGTGAAATTGCTAAAAGTGCATTAGTTGCATATGTTCATTATTTAGGAATTATATTATGTTTCGGTTCTCTTTTGTTTGAAAGATTGACTCTCAAAGTAGGTCTTAATAAAAATGAGACAATCTCAATGATAATTGCAGATGTTGTTTATGGTTTAGCAGGAGTTGCAATATTAGTTACTGGTATTTTACGTGTTAAATATTTTGGTCAAGGAGGTGATTTTTATACTAGTAATCCTGTGTTTTGGATAAAGGTTTCTCTTTACATTCTGGTCGGATTACTTTCCTTATACCCAACAACAACCTATATCTTATGGGCCATTCCATTAAGTAAGAATAAATTACCTGAAATTTCAGAAAACCTAGTTAAGAGGTTTAGACTCATCATTACCACCGAATTAGTTGGCTTTGCAACAATACCTTTCTTTGCAACTCTTATGGCTAGAGGTGTAGGTTTAGGTTGA
- a CDS encoding DUF1643 domain-containing protein, which yields MKNLFLERNCSISANKLYRWSLSYKISKSTKEIIFIGLNPSLSDEFFLDNTTKKIIKISKNNNYGKVKLINLFALISSNPDKLLNHKNPVGYLNNNNIYKNLKHWSENKNCDLWLGWGNKGEFLKRNKRISKKIMQYNSIRKNNFDNPLGPLLIKKTIKDNPIHPLYCSDNSILQSYF from the coding sequence TTGAAAAATTTATTTCTAGAAAGAAATTGTTCAATAAGTGCTAACAAACTATATAGATGGAGTTTAAGTTATAAAATTTCTAAATCAACAAAGGAAATTATTTTTATTGGTTTAAACCCATCACTATCCGATGAATTTTTCTTAGATAATACAACAAAAAAGATAATCAAAATTTCGAAAAATAATAATTATGGCAAAGTAAAATTAATCAATCTATTTGCTCTAATTTCAAGCAACCCAGATAAACTTTTAAATCATAAAAACCCTGTGGGTTATCTAAACAATAATAATATTTATAAGAACTTAAAACACTGGTCTGAAAATAAAAATTGTGATTTATGGTTAGGCTGGGGTAATAAAGGGGAATTTCTAAAAAGAAATAAAAGAATATCAAAAAAAATAATGCAATATAACTCAATTAGGAAAAATAATTTTGATAATCCTCTTGGACCGCTTTTAATTAAGAAAACAATCAAAGATAATCCAATACACCCTCTATATTGTTCTGATAATTCCATCCTTCAATCCTATTTTTAG
- a CDS encoding pirin family protein produces the protein MSLKIIKIRKSHERFRSTREWLNSMHSFSFAEHRDPKWNNFGKIRVINEDIISPNSGFNTHSHANMEIITVVTKGAITHRDSLNNLGKIHKDEVQVMSAGTGISHSEKNEENETCKLFQIWIYPQKENIKPRYDQISLNEKLWDNLIFNYKNGKNNKLFLNQSISLWRCKYKSIKEKKLPLKIDKYNWIQIIEGNLLLKSKDSNSNICLESGDGLGFEVNNYDDVFIDTEKDLDFLLFSMPSL, from the coding sequence ATGTCTTTGAAAATAATTAAGATAAGGAAATCTCACGAAAGATTTAGATCGACTAGAGAATGGCTAAATTCGATGCATTCATTTTCTTTCGCAGAGCATAGAGATCCAAAATGGAATAATTTTGGGAAAATTAGAGTTATAAACGAAGATATTATTTCTCCTAATTCAGGATTTAATACACATTCTCATGCAAATATGGAAATAATTACTGTCGTAACAAAAGGAGCAATAACTCATAGAGACTCGTTAAACAATCTTGGAAAAATTCATAAAGATGAAGTACAAGTGATGTCTGCAGGTACTGGAATCTCACATAGCGAGAAGAATGAAGAAAATGAGACCTGTAAGTTGTTTCAAATTTGGATATACCCTCAAAAAGAAAATATCAAACCTCGATATGATCAAATTTCATTAAATGAAAAGTTGTGGGACAATCTTATTTTTAATTACAAAAACGGTAAAAATAATAAGCTTTTTCTAAACCAAAGTATCTCTTTATGGCGTTGTAAATATAAGTCTATTAAAGAAAAAAAATTGCCATTAAAAATCGATAAATATAATTGGATACAAATAATTGAAGGTAATCTTTTATTAAAAAGTAAAGACTCTAATTCGAATATATGTCTTGAATCTGGAGATGGCTTGGGTTTTGAAGTTAATAATTATGATGATGTATTTATAGATACTGAAAAAGACCTAGATTTCCTCTTGTTTTCGATGCCTTCTTTATAA
- a CDS encoding MATH domain-containing protein, whose translation MSESNNLPQAISHKKLSFLMLKAQKDAHFTDELAEIESPEKREFEELINNWEASTKKVVNELSKRKENLLKDKSPNSLIALGAMEVHLNMALQALNAFNKGVDG comes from the coding sequence ATGAGTGAATCTAACAATTTACCTCAAGCAATAAGTCATAAAAAATTAAGTTTCTTGATGCTTAAGGCACAGAAGGATGCTCATTTTACTGATGAATTAGCAGAAATAGAAAGCCCCGAAAAAAGAGAATTTGAAGAGTTAATAAACAATTGGGAAGCTTCAACTAAGAAGGTAGTTAATGAGTTATCAAAAAGAAAAGAGAATTTACTAAAAGATAAATCACCAAATTCATTAATTGCTCTTGGTGCTATGGAAGTTCACCTTAATATGGCTTTACAAGCTTTAAATGCATTTAATAAAGGAGTTGATGGGTAA
- a CDS encoding UDP-N-acetylmuramoyl-L-alanine--D-glutamate ligase: MIDNHSSKRNINLVIGLGKSGFWAAKYLRSINKRVIVWESKDGKEFVERKTALEELNIIVSLNKEFVFEEIQPFVKEIESVVVSPSIPYDHITIIKLKKKGINVIGEINVAWEILKDTNWIGITGTNGKTTVTHLLSHILCDTGLYAPFAGNIGTPLCKYAHSKKHEKIDWVVAELSSYQIEISPEVKPNIGIWTTFTEDHLERHKTLENYFNIKKSLLEKSDFRIYNYDDKNLRNHYSSLSRGIWITTRFDKSNLIHCDYWIDNQAYIVERGKKLFKLEHFSLKGMHNLQNLLLAIAAARKVGLSGKKINDSLSNYKQLPHRMETIYKNNDLEIINDSKATNFDSSIAGISSIKGQIIIIAGGRLKGNEYSEWIKVLKKKVKCVFLFGESSKVLKMALINEGFKKNIFEFSELKELLNFVFDYLQNNRVGTLLFSPSCSSFDQFKNYEERGDYFKKLISEKLKVNKFIFCSSIIS; the protein is encoded by the coding sequence ATGATAGATAATCATTCAAGTAAAAGAAATATTAATCTTGTAATTGGATTAGGTAAATCTGGATTTTGGGCTGCCAAGTATTTGAGAAGCATCAATAAGAGAGTAATTGTTTGGGAAAGTAAAGATGGGAAAGAATTCGTAGAAAGAAAAACAGCATTAGAAGAGCTTAATATAATAGTTTCTCTAAACAAAGAATTTGTATTTGAAGAAATTCAACCTTTTGTGAAAGAGATCGAATCTGTTGTTGTAAGTCCATCAATACCTTATGACCATATAACTATTATTAAATTAAAAAAAAAGGGAATTAATGTAATTGGAGAAATTAATGTTGCATGGGAAATTTTAAAAGACACAAATTGGATAGGTATTACTGGCACTAATGGCAAGACTACTGTTACTCATCTACTAAGCCATATACTCTGCGATACTGGATTATATGCTCCTTTTGCTGGAAATATTGGTACACCTTTGTGTAAATATGCTCACTCCAAAAAACATGAAAAAATTGATTGGGTTGTAGCTGAATTAAGCAGTTATCAAATAGAAATATCTCCAGAAGTAAAACCTAATATTGGAATATGGACAACCTTCACAGAAGATCATCTTGAAAGGCATAAAACACTTGAAAACTATTTCAACATAAAAAAAAGCTTGTTAGAAAAATCTGATTTTAGAATTTATAATTATGACGATAAAAACCTAAGAAATCACTACAGTTCGCTATCAAGAGGGATTTGGATAACAACTAGATTCGATAAATCAAATCTTATTCATTGCGATTATTGGATAGATAATCAAGCATACATTGTTGAGAGAGGGAAGAAATTATTCAAACTTGAACATTTTTCTTTAAAAGGAATGCATAATCTCCAAAATCTATTATTGGCAATTGCAGCAGCAAGAAAAGTTGGATTATCTGGTAAGAAGATTAATGATTCTCTATCTAATTACAAACAATTACCCCATAGGATGGAAACAATTTATAAAAATAATGATCTGGAAATCATTAATGATAGTAAAGCTACAAATTTTGACTCATCTATTGCGGGGATAAGTTCAATTAAAGGTCAAATCATAATCATTGCTGGGGGTAGATTAAAAGGCAATGAATATAGTGAGTGGATAAAAGTTTTAAAGAAAAAAGTTAAATGTGTTTTCCTTTTTGGAGAAAGCTCAAAAGTCCTAAAAATGGCGCTTATCAATGAAGGATTTAAAAAAAATATTTTTGAATTTTCAGAACTAAAAGAGCTTTTAAATTTTGTTTTTGATTATTTACAAAATAATAGGGTTGGAACATTATTATTCTCACCTTCATGCTCTAGTTTTGATCAATTTAAAAATTATGAAGAGCGTGGAGATTATTTCAAGAAACTAATAAGTGAAAAATTAAAGGTTAATAAATTCATTTTTTGTTCAAGTATCATTTCGTAA
- a CDS encoding SDR family NAD(P)-dependent oxidoreductase, with translation MTATISRPKISNWETSNIPNLAGKTALITGANSGLGYYTAKALAEKDAHVVIACRSLEKANQTIKKLKGLNPEGLFTPLELDLSDLNNIVEVQSKIFDNFENLDLLINNAGIMHPPKTLSAQGYEIQFAVNHLAHMLLTLKLLPIIEKKEESRIVTVTSGAQFFGKVGWKNLKAETYYNKWESYSNSKLANVMFALELNENLKHKNILSLAAHPGIAKTNLFTAQKPNPGPLETFSLELFSPIFQTAEMGALPQLFAATSPDARGGDHYGPRFNFRGHPKLSPTSPFAMNKKERKNLWEKSLEILNNFL, from the coding sequence ATGACTGCCACTATTTCAAGACCTAAAATCTCTAACTGGGAAACATCTAATATTCCAAACCTTGCAGGCAAAACAGCGCTAATTACTGGTGCTAATAGTGGTCTTGGATACTACACTGCAAAGGCCTTAGCAGAAAAAGATGCTCATGTTGTTATAGCTTGTAGATCGCTTGAAAAAGCTAATCAAACTATCAAAAAACTTAAAGGTCTTAATCCTGAAGGATTATTTACACCTTTAGAATTAGATTTGTCAGATTTAAATAATATTGTTGAAGTTCAGTCCAAAATTTTTGATAATTTTGAAAATTTGGATTTATTAATCAATAATGCAGGTATTATGCATCCGCCTAAAACTCTTAGTGCCCAGGGATATGAAATACAATTTGCAGTTAATCATCTAGCTCACATGCTTTTGACTCTAAAGCTACTTCCAATTATTGAAAAAAAAGAAGAATCTAGAATAGTGACGGTTACTTCCGGAGCACAATTTTTTGGCAAAGTTGGTTGGAAAAATCTGAAAGCCGAGACCTATTACAACAAATGGGAATCTTACTCCAATAGCAAATTGGCAAATGTAATGTTTGCTTTGGAACTAAATGAGAACTTAAAGCACAAAAATATACTGTCTTTAGCTGCTCACCCAGGAATTGCAAAAACAAATCTCTTTACTGCTCAAAAACCTAACCCTGGGCCATTAGAAACATTCTCATTGGAATTATTTAGCCCTATTTTTCAAACTGCTGAGATGGGTGCATTACCTCAACTTTTTGCAGCCACTTCACCAGACGCAAGAGGCGGTGATCATTATGGTCCTAGATTTAATTTCAGAGGTCATCCAAAACTATCCCCTACTTCTCCTTTCGCCATGAATAAAAAAGAAAGAAAAAATTTATGGGAAAAAAGCCTCGAAATACTTAATAACTTCTTATAA
- a CDS encoding NAD-dependent DNA ligase codes for MNNLLMRDVKYLDEQYRIGQGIISDGAFEQLEKLFIPVDPEPDFFNQKNNKLLPKLAKKNYKEFLKSLLTKTRLSIQPKIDGCAIAIRYIDGNFNKAITKKGLDVSSKIKQIKNVPDCIPIKRDLQIRGELYATNQLAGISQRITRKYLNDKKGIRESLRFCCFQILNGRLNQYETLNYLKKCGFSTPESYFTNHTSEIQIYKKNWLERKIFAKYPTNGIVIKINSRKLQLHREKSLSQNKEWQYAIQK; via the coding sequence ATGAATAATTTATTAATGAGAGATGTTAAGTATCTTGATGAACAATACAGAATAGGTCAAGGCATAATTTCGGATGGTGCATTTGAGCAACTTGAAAAGCTCTTTATTCCTGTTGATCCAGAACCTGACTTCTTTAATCAAAAAAATAATAAACTTTTGCCAAAATTAGCTAAAAAAAACTATAAAGAATTTTTGAAAAGTTTATTAACCAAAACAAGATTAAGCATTCAACCAAAAATTGATGGCTGTGCTATTGCAATTAGATATATAGATGGCAATTTTAATAAAGCAATTACAAAAAAAGGACTAGATGTCTCAAGCAAAATTAAACAAATTAAAAATGTCCCCGATTGTATTCCTATCAAACGAGATCTTCAAATTAGAGGTGAACTATACGCTACAAACCAACTTGCCGGAATTTCCCAAAGAATTACAAGAAAATACCTCAATGATAAGAAAGGGATTAGAGAAAGTCTCCGCTTTTGCTGTTTCCAAATACTTAATGGAAGACTTAATCAATACGAAACCCTTAACTATCTTAAAAAATGTGGCTTCAGCACCCCTGAAAGTTACTTCACAAATCATACAAGCGAAATCCAAATATATAAAAAAAATTGGTTAGAGAGAAAAATATTTGCGAAATATCCAACTAATGGGATAGTTATAAAAATAAATAGTAGGAAATTACAGTTACATAGAGAGAAAAGTTTATCTCAAAATAAAGAATGGCAATATGCAATTCAAAAATAA
- a CDS encoding DNA photolyase gives MSFLLKAQNTWENFAKYKINDYAKLRNFDFGPNNESSVSKLSPFITHRILSEYDLIHDIKSKYKIKNSTKFVEEIFWRVYWKGWMENRPKVWRNFISENNIDFDYELYESATNGNTELDFFNSWVHELKQYNYLHNHTRMWFASTWIFNLGLPWQLGAKFFFKYLFDGDAASNLLSWRWVGGLQTKGKQYLFSSSNLRKFSNNRFNTEKISNQQIFLEESNQIPLEDEIYKNDMHPKSDNLIMFENDLHLATLKNLLTSYKKVFIILLKNEQRQIKLSESVLKFKQDLVSEFVEDFDNVEQIDTYSLKNTFKNTNEIDIIYPGVGENYDFITDFKNLHHKKIFNLVRDEDLFAWKFAKKGFFKFKENIPKINHRILENYSKNNF, from the coding sequence ATGTCATTTTTATTAAAAGCTCAAAATACCTGGGAAAATTTTGCGAAATACAAAATTAATGATTATGCAAAATTAAGAAATTTTGATTTTGGGCCAAATAACGAAAGCTCAGTTTCAAAATTATCGCCTTTCATTACACATAGAATTTTATCGGAATATGATCTGATTCATGATATTAAAAGTAAGTATAAAATCAAAAATTCAACTAAATTTGTTGAAGAAATATTTTGGAGAGTTTACTGGAAAGGGTGGATGGAAAATAGACCTAAAGTTTGGAGAAATTTTATTTCAGAAAACAATATCGATTTTGATTATGAGCTATATGAAAGTGCAACTAATGGCAATACAGAATTAGATTTTTTTAATTCTTGGGTCCATGAATTAAAGCAGTACAACTATTTGCATAACCATACAAGAATGTGGTTTGCGAGTACTTGGATATTTAATTTAGGCCTTCCATGGCAATTGGGAGCAAAGTTTTTCTTTAAATATCTTTTTGATGGTGATGCTGCATCTAATCTCCTTAGCTGGAGATGGGTCGGAGGATTGCAAACAAAGGGAAAACAATATCTTTTTTCATCATCAAACCTCAGAAAATTTTCAAATAATAGATTTAATACAGAAAAAATCAGTAATCAACAAATTTTTCTTGAAGAATCTAATCAAATACCATTAGAAGATGAGATTTATAAAAATGATATGCATCCTAAATCAGATAATCTGATTATGTTTGAAAATGATCTGCACCTTGCAACCCTTAAAAATTTACTTACAAGCTATAAAAAAGTATTTATTATCCTTTTAAAAAATGAACAAAGACAAATTAAATTGTCTGAATCTGTTTTGAAATTTAAACAAGATTTGGTCTCTGAATTTGTAGAGGATTTTGATAATGTTGAACAGATTGATACTTATTCACTGAAAAATACTTTTAAAAATACCAACGAAATAGACATTATTTATCCTGGAGTGGGAGAAAATTACGATTTCATAACTGATTTTAAAAATTTACACCATAAAAAAATTTTTAACCTTGTTAGAGATGAAGATTTATTTGCTTGGAAATTCGCCAAAAAAGGGTTTTTTAAATTTAAAGAAAATATTCCGAAAATCAATCATAGAATATTAGAAAATTATTCAAAAAATAATTTTTAA
- a CDS encoding DoxX family protein yields MLSTILTKSFSKDTALLILRVITGTVLIHHGYEKLANIENFADAFVRPLHLPFPIFLSYIAAFSEIGGSWLLIIGLATRFGALAIVGTISVAIYHALVTSGFNIFLLELLLLYFASATSIALTGPGNFSLDEVIIRILRSEDEEEIIPSKKSINSKEVEVKDETSKGGLFQFLQANILSDTSS; encoded by the coding sequence GTGCTTTCAACAATTCTTACCAAGTCGTTTAGCAAAGATACTGCTTTATTAATTCTTAGAGTTATAACTGGAACTGTTCTCATTCACCACGGCTATGAAAAATTAGCAAATATAGAAAATTTCGCTGATGCTTTTGTCAGACCTTTACATCTTCCATTCCCAATATTTTTATCATACATTGCGGCATTCTCTGAAATAGGCGGTAGTTGGCTACTAATTATCGGCTTAGCTACAAGATTCGGGGCTTTGGCAATTGTGGGAACAATTTCTGTTGCTATATACCATGCACTTGTTACTTCAGGTTTTAATATTTTCTTACTAGAGCTTTTACTATTGTATTTCGCTTCTGCGACTTCAATTGCACTAACAGGCCCTGGTAATTTTTCCTTAGATGAAGTCATTATTAGAATTTTGAGATCAGAAGATGAAGAGGAAATCATTCCTTCAAAAAAATCAATAAATTCTAAGGAAGTTGAAGTTAAAGATGAAACAAGTAAAGGTGGCTTATTTCAATTTCTTCAAGCGAACATACTTTCAGATACTTCAAGCTAA
- a CDS encoding pyridoxamine 5'-phosphate oxidase family protein: MPDNNLPSWRQDLKSSRKKEGKSPSNRWIQLATVSKENEPRLRTVVFRGWHKDSSMIIFTDRRSEKIGHLKSNPNAEILWFFLKTKSQYRFKGKIHELSDNKNYWDLLSEKSKSSWFWGSPGEKIKPKVQSAYEISSNFPKSENFVVLNFEIDSVDLLKLEQPVHKRYLWEKGKKWEKVEINP, from the coding sequence ATGCCTGATAACAATTTACCCAGTTGGAGGCAAGATTTAAAATCTTCTAGAAAAAAAGAGGGCAAATCACCCTCTAATAGATGGATACAGCTTGCAACAGTGAGCAAAGAAAATGAGCCAAGATTAAGGACAGTTGTTTTCAGAGGATGGCATAAAGATAGTTCAATGATTATTTTTACAGATAGAAGAAGTGAAAAAATTGGACATTTAAAATCCAACCCTAATGCAGAAATATTATGGTTCTTTTTGAAAACCAAATCACAATATAGATTCAAAGGAAAAATACATGAATTAAGTGATAACAAAAATTATTGGGATTTATTATCAGAAAAATCAAAATCTTCTTGGTTTTGGGGATCTCCTGGAGAGAAAATAAAACCAAAAGTCCAATCTGCTTATGAAATATCATCCAATTTTCCCAAGTCAGAAAATTTTGTAGTTCTAAATTTTGAAATCGATTCAGTAGATCTTCTTAAATTAGAACAGCCTGTTCATAAAAGATATCTTTGGGAAAAGGGAAAGAAATGGGAAAAAGTTGAAATTAATCCTTAA
- a CDS encoding DUF1295 domain-containing protein, with amino-acid sequence MKLNQIINLHKGLTAFVVIGLMIFFDNFTIAPYVYLALHGTYGLLWLLKEKIFPDPYFKEKINFLTSVTGFIFLGSYWVAPYILISSQKSVPNIVIAASVSINIIGVFLHFASDAQKYFSLKLKKDLIKEGFFKNIRNTNYLGEILIYLSFAILSMSFIPLVILAIFFSIVFLPRMIKKDKSLSKYDSFEEYKKKSGLILPKLNA; translated from the coding sequence ATGAAACTTAATCAAATAATTAATCTACATAAGGGGCTCACAGCATTTGTAGTGATAGGTCTTATGATTTTTTTTGATAACTTTACGATCGCTCCTTACGTTTATTTAGCTTTGCATGGTACTTATGGATTACTTTGGCTTCTAAAAGAAAAGATATTCCCAGATCCTTATTTTAAAGAAAAAATCAATTTCTTAACTTCAGTTACTGGTTTTATTTTCCTTGGAAGTTACTGGGTAGCTCCCTACATTCTTATCTCATCTCAGAAATCTGTTCCAAATATTGTAATAGCTGCATCTGTATCTATAAATATAATTGGGGTGTTTCTACACTTTGCTAGTGATGCCCAAAAATATTTTTCTCTTAAATTAAAAAAAGATCTAATTAAAGAAGGATTTTTCAAAAATATAAGGAATACAAATTATTTAGGAGAAATACTAATTTATCTATCATTCGCCATACTTTCAATGAGTTTCATACCATTAGTAATTCTTGCAATATTTTTCTCTATAGTTTTTCTGCCAAGAATGATAAAAAAAGATAAATCGCTCTCAAAATATGATTCATTCGAAGAATACAAAAAGAAAAGTGGTCTTATATTGCCCAAATTAAATGCCTGA